GCTTCTTGAATATCGCGGTCGATGGTCAAGACAGCGTTGTTCCCGTGGACAGGAATTTGATCCTTGATTTGTTCACCGTAAATATTCGGAGTCTGCGTGACAGTTTCGCGACCGTGAGCATCGACTTGCAAGAAGCTGACGCCATCAGTTCCGCGTATGTCTTTTTCCAGGGTCTCTTCCAAACCGCTCTTACCGATGATATCACCTTGTTCAAAGCGAATCGTGCCCTTGTAAAGGTCGTTCAAGACGGGAAGCTGACGTTTAGAGATCTCGCCGACGTAACCGAAAAGCTGCGCGCCATTGTCCTTTAATGGATAGTAGCGGATGATGGACTCGCGGATTTCAAGACCCGGAGTATCCAAGCGCATGCGTTTAAGGCGAAAGACTTCTTCACGGCTTAGGTTTTCTTTAAGACGGATTTGCGCGAACGGTCCGTTTTGACGGCGACTTTTTGTGACCTTCAAAACGACTTTGTCGGGCTCCATGCTCAAGACAGGGCCGACGGTTTTTGCAAGCTCATCCAGATTCTCGATATACTGTGGAGAAAGAATGGCTTCGAAACCTGGCAGGTTTTCGACCAAAACTTTTCCGTCGCGATCCAGCATCAAGCCGCGAGGTGCGGAGATTTTATTTTGTTTGATACGGTTCTTCTCAGAGAACTCGCGCAACTCATTTCCCGAAATAATTTGCAGATACCACAAGCGCATCGAGAAAACGGTGAGCGTAAAGATGATGGCGAAGTAAAACAGTTTGTATCGACTCTGATACTCTTTAGCCTCATCCGGATTACTGACGTAAGTACTCATAACTCCAATCCTCCGGGCTCATGCATAAGTTCGTCCTGCGTAACTTTGTCGATTTTCGCCAAGACCCAGTACATCGGGAAGGCAAAGGAAGGAGTCAGGATGATTTGTACAAGTCGATCGACGATTTCAAAACTCGCAGGGTTTTTCTCCATCACCATTGAACTGAAGAAATAAATTAGGTGATAAGCCACGGCAGAGAAAGCACACATGATAGTATAGTATCCAGAGCCGCTCCAAAAGACGCGAGTTTTAATTCCATAGACCAAGGTAAAGAGAATCAGCAAACTGATCCACATCATCTTCAAAGGCATCGCCGTGAATGCGAGCAAAATGAAGCCCATGGCGTAAATCGTGAGGATCGCCGGACCTGGTTTGCGATAAAGAGTCACATACACAATAAGATTCAGCCAGAGAAGCGGTGACGGCACGTTGCCAAAAAGTTGGAACCAAAACGTCGTTTGAAACCCGGCTACTAAAATCAAAACTGCGAATAGAACGAGAAAATTCAGAATGGCGTTCCAGCGGATCTTCACTGTCTTTTCTCCTCAGGTTTTTTCGGAGTGGATGGAGAAGCGGCTGGAGTCGCTGCTGGCGCCGGTGTTGCAGTCGCGGCCGGCGCATCGCCTTCCGGAGTTTCCGTTGCCGCTTGCGGAGCATACTTGTCGCCGAAGTCTTCGTTCGCCGCAGAAAGCACGACAAAAACTTCTTCGACCTTGTAAGGATCCACCACAGGGCGCAAATCTACTTTAAGAGAAACGCTGAAAGTTTTGCGTTCGACGGATTCCACGACCGCCACCGGGAAACCTTTCGGGAAGATGTTATCAAGGCCGCCCGTGACAACAAGGTCGCCTTCTTTAACGTCTTCTGTTTTTTCCACGTACTTCAAAGAACAACCGTACTGGCTTTTTCCCTCAACGATACCGTGTGCGCGAGTTCTTTGCACGATACCATCCACCACCGCATAGCGGTCCGTGATCAACATCACGTGCGACGTGAAAGCTTCAGGTTTAAAGATATAACCCAAAACACCGCCGGTGGTGATTACCGCTTGACCGGCTTTCAAACCATCGTTGGTGCCTTTATTGATTGTCACGGTGTTGTGATCGATCACCAGATCACGGCCGATCACTTGCGCCGCCATCAAGCTCATCTTCGTTTGTTCTTTGAACGTCAAAAGTCCGCGCAGACGATCATTCTCCATAAGAAGCTCGTTCATTTTTTCCAAACGCGCCTGCAATTCGTTATTGCTGCTTTTGAGTTCTTCGCTGTGTTTCTTAATATTAATCAAATCCACGTACATTGCCGTCGTGCCTTTGACCCCGCTGCTGAAGCCATAGAAAGTTTCGGACACAGCGCTACCAAGAAGGGAGAAAGGTTTCGAAAGCCAATTAGATTCTTGCTGTCTTTGCTGCATGTTGATGGAAATGAGCGGCAAAGCCAAAACAATCCCGATCATCACCAATTTTTTGAGATCAAAGTTGAAAAAGTTCAAAAGTCACCTTCTGTTGCATTTATCTTTATTTCCCAACGCTATCAAAAGACCTTGAGAATTCAACAATTTCCCCTTGAAAAAATGCAAAAATCGTTGGGTAATGGAACCGCTTATTTGAAAGCTTGTTTAAGGAAGGAAAAGTTTATGAGCGAGAATATGGTAGAAAAGATGAAAAGAAAGCTCTCTGCAAAGAGCATCACAGCGATGGTTCTCTTCGGTGCGATCGTTCTTGTGTTTGTCTTTTCGGGAGTGTCCGACCGTATGAGCGGGGGCGTGGGTTCTGTTGCTCGTGTGAACAACACTTTGATCTCTATTGCTGACTTTCAACAGGAAGAAAATCGCATTCAGCAGTACTACCAAAACCTCTTTGGGGGCTCGATGGATTTCAGCTCTCAGCGTCAACTTCTGCGCCAGCAAGCTCTGGAGAACTTGATCCGCATGGAATTGGTCTCTCAAGCTGCGCAAAAAAATGGCATTATGGCGACAGACGCGGAAGTTCGCGACTTTATCGTGAAAGACATTCCGTTCTTCCAGCAAAACGGCCAATTCCAAAGAGAGTTCTACAGCCGCTATCTTGAGTCGACTCGTATGAATCCGGGCGATTTCGAAAATAAAGTTCGTAAAGACATCGCAAACGTCCGTACGCGTCAGATGTTCGAGATCGTTGCTGTGCCGACAGCCGTGGAAATGGCGAAGTTGCAGCAATTGCGTGCACAAAAAATCAATGTTCTTTTTGTGAAGATCGATTCTGAAGCCGCTTCTAAGGCGATGACGAAAGAAAAAGCCGAAGCCGCGATCAAAGCTTTGGACGAAGCTCTTGTAAAGGGTGACGAAGCTGCGGTGAATGCGCAGTTGAAGGAACTTAAAGCTTCGTGGGAAGAAACAGGTTTGGTGGAGTTGGGTGCGGAAAGCTTCCCGAAAATCACAAGCTCTGTGGCGACAGAAGCAATCTTCGAACTTAAAAAGGACGAGCCTTTGTTGAAGCGTTTGGTGCGCGACGGAAGTGCGAAGTACGTTTTGAAATTGAAAGAGTCTAAAGTTGAAGAAGTAAAGGCTCTTGAGCCAATGTCTGTTGAAATGACTCAGAAGCGTCGTGGCGACGGTTTGTTCGAAGCCTGGGTGAACCAATTCCGCGCGAAATCATTGGTGACAATGAATACGCAAGCGTTGCAATTGAACTAATGCTTCAATTCGTTCGCGAGATTCCTATTTTGATAGTTATCCAAGGAGCCCTGTCTTCACGACGGGGCTTTCTATTTCATCTTGCTGCCGGATTTACAAAAGAAATCGATCCTCTTTCGGGAATGTCGGTCAACTTGATGCTTGTGGACGAGTGGTTGAAGGATCTTAAAACAGATCTTGAAGCAACTCTGTTCGAATCTTCTTCCGAAAGTGTGAATCATGCGTTTGCCGAAGTGATGGCTGTCGCACGCCTGAATCTCACGGAAAAAGCAGAAAAAGAAGGCGCACAACTGGCAAGTCTGCGTTTCTGCGAAGAGCGCGGTTGGTCTTTTTCATGGAGTCATGAACAGTCTCCCGAAGAAATGATGTTCACTTATCCGCACTATATTGAAAGTCTGCCAAAAAACGAAAAATTCGATCTCCTTCGCGTGAACTTCGAGTGGCACCGAGTGCAAGGATGTGAAGCCGACTATCAGCACGAGGGTTTTTTGCTTTTAAAGAAACTCGCGCAGAAAGAGGCTTCTGAATTGCAAAATTCTTTGCCGTCTCTTTTGCAGACGAAGCTTCCTTCCGGCAGCTCGTTGCAAAATATCGAGATTGAATATCTCGGCGCCAACTACAAGGTCGCTTTCAAGTAATCTTTGAAGGAAACTTAAATCTTTAGCGCTCTCGTCGCGATGAAGCAGGGAAGGAAGTCGTGGATAGGAGCCGTGCCTTTCCAGGAATCTTCATAAAATCCCGTAATCGCAAAGCCGACATCTGTCTGGCCACCAATGAGATCTTGTAAAGTATGCCCGAAATTCAAAGGTTCATTCGGTCCGAAATATTTCAGACGCTCTTCTTCCGTAAGGCTCGTGGCATCGGAAAAGGGGACTTTGTACTTCATTTGTACGATGCCTTGTTTTTCTAAATCCAGATCTATGGTGAAAAGAACCGGATTGCAAAAGCCTGCGATCATCGTGCCGCCTTTTTTCAAAACGCGGTAAGCTTCTTTCCACACAGGTTTCGCATCGGGAACAAAACAGTTTGAGCAAGGATGAAAGATAAAATCGAAAGAGCTGTCGGCAAAACAAGACAAGTCAGCCATATCGCCTTCAACGGTTGTGAGGGCGAGTTTGTCTCTGTCTGCAACCATACGATCTTGCGCCAACTGACTGGGAGAGTTGTCAAAAACGGTGACTTTAGCGCCTGCCGCCGCAAAGAGCGGCGCTTGTTGGCCTCCGCCGGAAGCCAGCGCTAAGACTTGCAAATTTGTCATCTTCGGAAACCACGAAGATGGCACCGGTTTTTCCGGAGTTAAAAGGACAGACCATTCGCCGTTGCGAGCTTTGTTAACTGCTTCAGATGTAACGGGAATTGTCCAAGGATTGTTGTTGTCGACTTGCCAGTTCCAGGCTTTTTTGTTGAAGGCTGTGATATCCATGTGAACAGTCATAATCCATTTGTCGAAATTTGATTACTGAAAAGTAAATAGGGTGATGACACGACTCAGTGGTAAATATACCTCATCCCAAAATCTGGCGGAGGATTTTATGAAAACGGTCTGTTTTCTCATGGGCGCTTTATTGGTCGGCCCTTCTGTTCACGCAGCGGTCGATAGAGATGCGCAGGTTGTAGCGAAGTTTATCTCTTTGGCGAATGACGGTTCCACGGACATCGCCAAAAAATTGCAGACGGTCCGCCAAGAAAAAGCCAACGGTTTTCGCAATGAAGAACAAGTGATTCCGAAAGTTCTTAAAGCCGCCGATTTTAAAATCATCGAAACAGAGAATGAAACCTACTATGGAAAAGTGACCGGTCCCGACGAGGGCGATCGCGAACCCGGCTATGAAGATCGCGTTTACAGCGTCTTTGTTCCTGCCGAGGAAACCTCTTATGGCGGTCGGATCAATGCCATCAGCACCGTGAAGTTTGAGTGCATCTTGCACGCTGACGATTTCGAAGCGCCTCAAGCTGACGTCACTTGCAAAGAAAAATAAGCGCCGAGTGGAGAAGAGATGATTACTTGGGAAGAGTACAAAAGATCTGTCGTTTCCGAAGCCCCCATTTTTGAAAATGTCCGTAAAGGTGAGAGAGAAAGCGTTCTGGAATATCTTGAGCGCGGCGGTTCTCTTGAAGAGAAAAACCGACGTGGCCACAGTCTTCTGATGATTGCCGCTTACAATGATCAGATGGATCTGGTGCGCCTTCTTTTGGATAAAGGCGCTGACGTGGATGCGATGGACACCGGAGGCAATACGGCTTTGATGGGCGTGGCGTTTAAAGGTCTCACGGGAATTGTAGCTCTTCTGTTGCAGCGAGGCGCTGATCCTTTTTTAAAAAATGCTCAAGGCATGATGGCCATCGACTTCGCGAAAATGTTCTCTCGCCGTGATGTCAGTATGCTTCTTTCCGGAGAGGTTCCTTGGTCGGAGCCGTTGCCAATGCCGTCATCGGAAGGGCGCGGAAAGTCCCTGTCTTATTATTAGACAGCCAAGAACCTTTTAAAGGGCCTCTCGGCTTTGTATAAAACTTGAAAGATCAGACGCCAAAGACGTTTGTTGGCGAGGGTGTATGAATCTTTCAAAGCTTTTAGTCCTTGGTACATTGTTGCTGGGTTCCCAGGTCCATGCCGAGCAGTATTGGCAGCCTGACAATCGCCCGCCGCGTTTTTGCCTGCAAAACTTCAATGCCTATGGGCCCGTCTATGCAAGTGGTCTTGAAGAGCGTACCGAGCGGATGACGGGATTTTTGCAGGCCCTTCCCAAGTGTGATGTCGTGCATTTGCAAGAAGTCTGGAATGAGTCTCACATCAATAAAATCGAAAAAAATCTGCGTCACCAATATTCTATGACGACGCCTAATCGCGACTCGCGCATCGGCGTGATGTCGTTGTTTATGGGCGACATTAAAGGCAAAGAAACAGTGAATTTCACTGTGAACAACGAAGGTGGCGTCATGGACAGTGTTCGTGATGCGTTGAATGTTAAAAAAGCCTTCCATGTTGTGCGCGCGGGTTTCTTTGGTATCGATGAAGATTTCTTTTTTATGAATACACATCTGCATCCCTCTAGCTCCTCTGTGCGGATTACGCAGATTTTGGATTTGTTGCGCTGGCGGATGGAGAATCCGCAACTGAAACTTCTTTTGTCAGGTGATTTTAATGCCGATGTCGACAGTCTTGAGCGCAAGCTTGTGATGCTGACGTTGGGTATGCATGATTCGATGGAGGAATTTCTCGGCGGTTACCCGAAAGGCTACTGCACTTATTGCGCGGGAAATCCTTTGGGTTGGCTTCTTTCGGATCACACGTTTGACTATATCTTTTTCTCGAATGTGGGCGAATCTGCGACGACGTTGAAAGCCATCGAAGGACAGGTGAATATGCGGGGGACTCCGCGCAAGCCATGGTCGGATCACTATGGAGTGCGTGTGAATTTTTCCGTCGAGCCTGCAAAGTCAGCTCTGACCTCTGAACAAACGGAAGCGCGCCGTATAGAAGCCCTCGAAACTTTGGCGGTCGCAGCGCACGTTCTGAAAAAAGAAAAGGGCGAAGAATTTCGCCTGTACTTAAAGGCTTTAGAAGAGCTTTCGGCACAACTGAAAGCCCGCTCGGGAAAATTCAACGCCTACTTCGAAAGTTACCGCTAGCGGTACGGCCTTACTTTTGGTTGAGCAGTTGCACAACCAAAAGTAAGGCCGTACCTCAAGAATTAATCTAAATGTTTTGGTGTGAACGCTTCCGGGAAGATCTCGGGGAAGGCGAAGGTTTTCATTTTGCCTTGCAGGTTGGCCGTGTGAATGACGGTTTGTTCGTTGGCGAATTCTGCAATCACTTGACGACAAAAGCCGCATGGAGGCCAGGGTTTTTCAGCATCACTGATCACCAGGACTTCTTTGATTTGTTTGTGAGCGCCTTCACTGACCGCTTTAAAAATCGCCACGCGTTCCGCGCAAACAGTTCCACCGAAAGAGGCATTTTCAACATTGCATCCGGCATGAATGGTGCCGTCGCTCATTAAAACGGCTGCGCCGATGTGAGCGTTCGAGTAGGGGGCGTGTGCGCGTTTTTGTGCGGTCGCCGCAGCTTCAAAAAGTTTTTTTTGTATCTCTGTCATAGACCTAAATTCTCTAATATTTTGCTGAGTTCAATCAAGGGCAAACCTTGAATCGCCGTGAAATCTTGGCTTTCGATTTTTTCAAAAAGCTGGATTCCGTGTTTTTCAATTTTATAACTGCCGGCACAATCGGTCGCCTGATCCAAATCCACGTAGCGCTCGATTTTTTCGCGGCTTAAAGGCTTCATGTGCATGCGTGTGATATCGGTATAAGGAATGGGCTTGTCGCCGTCAAAAACACAGATCGCCGTGATCAGCTCGTGCGTCTTGCCTTGCATCGCAAGAAGCTGTTCGACGGCTTTTTCGCGCGTGTGTGATTTGCCAATGATGCGGCCTTCGAAGGAGACCAACTGGTCGCCGCCAATAACGACGCGGCCCGGAGCTTTGAGGCTTGCGGCTTTCAAATACGCGAGTTTTTCGGCCAGAGCTCTTGGAGAAAGGCTCGGATCTTTCTCTTTTTCTTCGTCGATCAAGGGCGCTTGGGACGTAAAAGTGTAAGCCAATCGAGAAAGAAGCTCTTGGCGGTATTTAGAAGTGCTTGCGAGAATGAGTTGTTTTTGTGCCATACCCTTTCAACCTAAAGGCTTGTTGAGTTTTTGGGTAGGTAGTAGCGCCGCGCCATCATTCCTTCTCTGTAAAAACTATAATTTAAGAGCCAACGGAGGGAAATTGCGGTAGAAGCTTAAGTCAGTTGGACCAAGTTATGACGAAAAAAAATCTTCCCGATGTAGCAAAAGAAACCCATTCTGAAAAGTATGCGCCCATTGACTGGGTTGGGATGGGTTCCATTGAAGTTCCTCTTTTACTCAAACAAAGTGATGGCGTGTACAGGATTCCTGCACGTGTGGATGCCAAGGTAAGTCTTGATAAAAAGCCTTCTCGTGGCATTCACATGTCTCGTCTGTATCTCATCACGCAAGAGACGATCTCTAAAAATGAAATGTCTTTGGATCTTCTCGGCAAAACCACCGACGAGTTTTTGAAAACTCACGAAGACCTTTCCACGCAAGCATTGGTGCAGGTGCAGTTCGAAGCTCCTCTTGTGCGCAAGGCTTTGAAAAGTGCGAATCAGGCGTGGCGCTCTTATCCAGTGATTCTTTCGGCCTTCAATGAAGAGGGTGTGAAGAGTTACTATGTCGAAGTCGTCGTGACTTATTCAAGCACGTGCCCGGCTTCGGCGGCGTTGTCGAGACAGCTCATTCAAGACGGTTTTAAGCAGCAGTTTGAAAATCAGTCTTTGGATTATGATGTTGTTCACTCGTGGTTGGGAACTCCGCAGGGGATTGTGGCAACACCTCATGCGCAAAGAAGTTTTGCGCGCGTGAAGGCGGAAGTCGGCCCGAATTACGATTATGGCGCTTTGATCGACATCGTTGAAGAAGCCTTGCAGACGGCGGTGCAGGGAGCGGTGAAGAGAGAAGACGAGCAGGAGTTTGCTCTTCGTAACGGACAGAACTTGATGTTCTGTGAAGATGCTGCTCGCCGCGTGAAAGAAGCGTTGGACGAGAAAGCCGAAATCTTGGATTACGTTGCTGAGTTCAGTCATGTCGAGAGTTTGCATCCGCACAACGCGGTTTCGCACATCTCGAAGGGGCTAAAGCTGCGTCATTTTTAGGGTTTCTCGGTTTTTGCGCCCTTTCCGCCGTGTAATAATAACCAATTGAAAATGATTCTTAATAAAAATGGACTTCAAAGGATCTTTCCTCTATAAAAGTTCCTTTGAGGTGTTCATGGGTAAAGACTCCGTTCCATTCCTGCCAAGACAACATGATGAAGATATCGTCGTTCACCAGGACGAGTTCGATGACTCGGAATTAAAGCGTATTATTCGTGCTTTAAACCTGAAGGTGACGACACAGAGAATGGCGATCTTGAAGTCCTTGCACGAGGGCCGTCGTCACGTCACCGCTCAAGAACTTTACGAAAAACTCAATAAAGATCATCCTGATATTGGCTTTGCGACGGTGTACCGTTTTCTTCGTACTTTGACAGAGGGTGCTTTCGTAACGGAAGTTCGTATGGGCGGATTGCCGGCTCGTTATGAATTAACACCAAAGGGTCACCATGACCATTTAACGTGTGTAAAATGCGGTAAGATCTGTGAATTCGAAAATAAAGCGATTGAGAGTTTGCAAGAGAAGGTCGCGAACCAATTTGGTTTCAAACTGACTCATCATATTCTTGAGCTTTACGGCGTATGTCCAGCTTGCCAGGCGAAGTCTGCGACATAAACATTTAAGACTTAATTTGATACGACCGATACGAAGAGGACATGAAGAACACTTTGAAAAGTGGGGCGCTCGTCCTCTTCGCATTTTTAAGCTTTGGTTTTAAGGGCAATGACATCATTGAACTGCAAGGCTATTTCAATGCGCGCTACTCTGCGAACTTTTTAAAATCCACGAAAAACGTTAAATATGTTCTTCCTCCCGGCACTAAAGCCCGCATTCAAGAAAGCAAAGCTTTTAGTTCGGGTAACTATGGTTTGAAAGTCGAAGTCATGACTGGCTCACGTAAAGGGCAAAGCGTCTGGGTTTATTATAAATCTTCGGACCCTGCGATGAAGCTTTATCCGAGCGAAGACAAAATGCAGGAAGAAAAACCCGTGACTCGGGTTGAAGACGCAAGTCACGTCAAAACCACGCAAGAAACGGAAGCCCTTCGTGTGCCTGCGGTGGAAGACGCGGCAGAGATTGTCAATGAAGCCGTTAAAAAAGGAAATGAAGCCGTCAAGGCTTCGGAACTTCCCGGTGGACCTTGTGACGATTGTAAAGTCGCGAATGAATATGCCCGTGATATTGCGCCTCCTCCGATTTGGGGAACACCGCTGCCGGAACCGTTGGGCGCTCCTCAAGCAGGTCAAGAAACTCCCACCTTGAATCCTCCCAAGAGGACAATCAATCCGCATAGTATCCGTCCCGTGCGTTGCGGTTCGCATCCTGACAGCTATGATGTTTGCACGTTTGAAGGCGATACGGAGCCAGGTCGTTTTAAGTTTATGAATCGCGGACCGAACGCGATCGTGCCGGGTGGTGGCGATCGTTCACGCATGCGTGAGTGGTCTTTTGATTTTGAAGCCGGGGCCCGGCAGGATTTGGGTTTTGCGATCAGCGACATGCCGAATTCGACGATCAGTCAAACGCAGGAAAGTTATTTTATTTTACTGCCACGCAAAACGTTGCCGCATGTGCGCACGCAAGGAAACAAACACATCGTGACATTGCCGACGGGTGAAACTGTGGTCTTTGATAAAAATACCAAAGAGGTTCTTGGCGGCGTGCTTTCTGAAAACGGTCCGATCACTCGCGGCGTGCGCGAATTGGACCCTGCCAAAATCTCGTATAAAGGTTCTGGTGTGATGATTCGTGTGGATCGCCGTGGAGAAGAGCCGCGTTTGCAGGCTAAAGGCTTGGCAACTGTCACAAAAGGCTCGCGCACATGTCGCGTGCCGGTGAAAGAACTTTGGCCTGACCAAAGCCAAAGATCTGCGGTGCATTTCAAGTATTTCTCAGACTCTGACGCTGATGCGTATTTAAAACGCAAATGCGGCTTTGGTTTTCAATAGTCTCTTGCGAAGCGCATTGTCCTCGGCCTAGAATGAGGACTTATGTCACAAGCTGAAGATGGAATCGTAGTCAAGGGCGCCAAAGAACACAATCTCAAGGATGTGAGTGTCACCATTCCTCGTAACAAGATCACGGTCTTTACAGGTTTGAGTGGCAGTGGAAAATCCTCTTTAGCTTTCGATACGGTGTATGCCGAAGGTCA
This region of Bdellovibrio sp. 22V genomic DNA includes:
- the mreC gene encoding rod shape-determining protein MreC encodes the protein MNFFNFDLKKLVMIGIVLALPLISINMQQRQQESNWLSKPFSLLGSAVSETFYGFSSGVKGTTAMYVDLINIKKHSEELKSSNNELQARLEKMNELLMENDRLRGLLTFKEQTKMSLMAAQVIGRDLVIDHNTVTINKGTNDGLKAGQAVITTGGVLGYIFKPEAFTSHVMLITDRYAVVDGIVQRTRAHGIVEGKSQYGCSLKYVEKTEDVKEGDLVVTGGLDNIFPKGFPVAVVESVERKTFSVSLKVDLRPVVDPYKVEEVFVVLSAANEDFGDKYAPQAATETPEGDAPAATATPAPAATPAASPSTPKKPEEKRQ
- a CDS encoding SurA N-terminal domain-containing protein, producing the protein MSENMVEKMKRKLSAKSITAMVLFGAIVLVFVFSGVSDRMSGGVGSVARVNNTLISIADFQQEENRIQQYYQNLFGGSMDFSSQRQLLRQQALENLIRMELVSQAAQKNGIMATDAEVRDFIVKDIPFFQQNGQFQREFYSRYLESTRMNPGDFENKVRKDIANVRTRQMFEIVAVPTAVEMAKLQQLRAQKINVLFVKIDSEAASKAMTKEKAEAAIKALDEALVKGDEAAVNAQLKELKASWEETGLVELGAESFPKITSSVATEAIFELKKDEPLLKRLVRDGSAKYVLKLKESKVEEVKALEPMSVEMTQKRRGDGLFEAWVNQFRAKSLVTMNTQALQLN
- a CDS encoding class I SAM-dependent methyltransferase, with product MTVHMDITAFNKKAWNWQVDNNNPWTIPVTSEAVNKARNGEWSVLLTPEKPVPSSWFPKMTNLQVLALASGGGQQAPLFAAAGAKVTVFDNSPSQLAQDRMVADRDKLALTTVEGDMADLSCFADSSFDFIFHPCSNCFVPDAKPVWKEAYRVLKKGGTMIAGFCNPVLFTIDLDLEKQGIVQMKYKVPFSDATSLTEEERLKYFGPNEPLNFGHTLQDLIGGQTDVGFAITGFYEDSWKGTAPIHDFLPCFIATRALKI
- a CDS encoding ankyrin repeat domain-containing protein, producing the protein MITWEEYKRSVVSEAPIFENVRKGERESVLEYLERGGSLEEKNRRGHSLLMIAAYNDQMDLVRLLLDKGADVDAMDTGGNTALMGVAFKGLTGIVALLLQRGADPFLKNAQGMMAIDFAKMFSRRDVSMLLSGEVPWSEPLPMPSSEGRGKSLSYY
- a CDS encoding endonuclease/exonuclease/phosphatase family protein, yielding MNLSKLLVLGTLLLGSQVHAEQYWQPDNRPPRFCLQNFNAYGPVYASGLEERTERMTGFLQALPKCDVVHLQEVWNESHINKIEKNLRHQYSMTTPNRDSRIGVMSLFMGDIKGKETVNFTVNNEGGVMDSVRDALNVKKAFHVVRAGFFGIDEDFFFMNTHLHPSSSSVRITQILDLLRWRMENPQLKLLLSGDFNADVDSLERKLVMLTLGMHDSMEEFLGGYPKGYCTYCAGNPLGWLLSDHTFDYIFFSNVGESATTLKAIEGQVNMRGTPRKPWSDHYGVRVNFSVEPAKSALTSEQTEARRIEALETLAVAAHVLKKEKGEEFRLYLKALEELSAQLKARSGKFNAYFESYR
- a CDS encoding cytidine deaminase, encoding MTEIQKKLFEAAATAQKRAHAPYSNAHIGAAVLMSDGTIHAGCNVENASFGGTVCAERVAIFKAVSEGAHKQIKEVLVISDAEKPWPPCGFCRQVIAEFANEQTVIHTANLQGKMKTFAFPEIFPEAFTPKHLD
- a CDS encoding nucleoside triphosphate pyrophosphatase yields the protein MAQKQLILASTSKYRQELLSRLAYTFTSQAPLIDEEKEKDPSLSPRALAEKLAYLKAASLKAPGRVVIGGDQLVSFEGRIIGKSHTREKAVEQLLAMQGKTHELITAICVFDGDKPIPYTDITRMHMKPLSREKIERYVDLDQATDCAGSYKIEKHGIQLFEKIESQDFTAIQGLPLIELSKILENLGL
- the folE2 gene encoding GTP cyclohydrolase FolE2, whose amino-acid sequence is MTKKNLPDVAKETHSEKYAPIDWVGMGSIEVPLLLKQSDGVYRIPARVDAKVSLDKKPSRGIHMSRLYLITQETISKNEMSLDLLGKTTDEFLKTHEDLSTQALVQVQFEAPLVRKALKSANQAWRSYPVILSAFNEEGVKSYYVEVVVTYSSTCPASAALSRQLIQDGFKQQFENQSLDYDVVHSWLGTPQGIVATPHAQRSFARVKAEVGPNYDYGALIDIVEEALQTAVQGAVKREDEQEFALRNGQNLMFCEDAARRVKEALDEKAEILDYVAEFSHVESLHPHNAVSHISKGLKLRHF
- a CDS encoding Fur family transcriptional regulator — encoded protein: MGKDSVPFLPRQHDEDIVVHQDEFDDSELKRIIRALNLKVTTQRMAILKSLHEGRRHVTAQELYEKLNKDHPDIGFATVYRFLRTLTEGAFVTEVRMGGLPARYELTPKGHHDHLTCVKCGKICEFENKAIESLQEKVANQFGFKLTHHILELYGVCPACQAKSAT